In Candidatus Methylomirabilota bacterium, a genomic segment contains:
- a CDS encoding ABC transporter ATP-binding protein, whose product MFRIRDLHAGYGATPILFGVSLEVQEGEAVALLGKNGMGKSTLMKTAMGFIKPTRGAIDFEGSDLTRMTPHEIARRGVGFVPENRRIFPGLTVRENLELGLSAVPHLSAALRRERFEQVFGHFPLLGERIDQPAKTLSGGEQQMLAIARVMMAGARLILMDEPTQGLAPALIRHIRDMIRELKRLRVTVLLVEQNARVALSVCDRGYIMEKGSIVFEGLSAELRDSPTTREKLGV is encoded by the coding sequence GTGTTTAGGATCCGGGATCTTCACGCGGGTTATGGGGCGACGCCGATCCTCTTCGGCGTATCTCTCGAGGTCCAGGAGGGCGAGGCGGTGGCGCTCCTCGGCAAGAACGGGATGGGCAAGAGCACGCTCATGAAAACCGCCATGGGCTTCATCAAGCCCACCCGTGGCGCCATCGACTTCGAGGGCAGCGACCTGACCCGGATGACGCCGCACGAGATCGCGCGGCGGGGTGTCGGCTTCGTGCCGGAGAACCGGCGGATCTTTCCCGGCCTCACCGTGCGCGAGAACCTCGAGCTGGGCCTCTCCGCGGTGCCCCATCTCTCGGCGGCCCTGCGCCGGGAGCGCTTCGAGCAGGTGTTCGGGCACTTTCCCCTCCTGGGCGAGCGCATCGACCAGCCGGCCAAGACGCTCTCCGGCGGCGAGCAACAGATGCTCGCCATCGCGCGCGTCATGATGGCGGGCGCGCGGCTCATCCTGATGGACGAGCCCACCCAGGGACTCGCCCCCGCCCTCATCCGCCATATCCGGGACATGATCCGCGAGCTGAAGCGGCTCCGCGTCACCGTGCTCCTCGTCGAGCAGAACGCGCGCGTGGCCCTCAGCGTCTGTGACCGCGGTTACATCATGGAGAAGGGGTCCATCGTCTTCGAGGGGCTTTCGGCGGAGCTCCGCGACAGCCCGACCACCCGTGAGAAGCTGGGCGTCTAG